The Streptomyces sp. NBC_01689 genome includes a window with the following:
- a CDS encoding aldehyde dehydrogenase family protein: protein MASAFEYAPAPESRSVVDIAPSYGLFIDGEFTEAADGKVFKTVSPSTEEVLSEVARAGAEDVDRAVRAARRAFEKWSALPGSERAKYLFRIARIIQERSRELAVLETLDNGKPIKETRDADLPLVAAHFFYYAGWADKLDHAGFGANPRPLGVAGQVIPWNFPLLMLAWKIAPALATGNTVVLKPAETTPLSALFFADICRQAGLPKGVVNILPGYGDAGAALVEHPDVNKVAFTGSTAVGKAIARQVAGTDKKVTLELGGKGANIVFDDAPIDQAVEGIVTGIFFNQGQVCCAGSRLLVQESVQDELLDSLKRRLSTLRLGDPLDKNTDIGAINSAEQLARITSLVEQGAAEGAERWSPACELPASGYWFAPTLFTNVTQAHTIARDEIFGPVLSVLTFRTPDEAVAKANNSQYGLSAGIWTEKGSRILAVAGKLRAGVIWSNTFNKFDPTSPFGGYKESGFGREGGRHGLEAYLDV, encoded by the coding sequence ATGGCATCTGCATTCGAGTACGCACCGGCGCCCGAGTCCCGCTCGGTCGTCGACATCGCCCCGTCGTACGGCCTCTTCATCGACGGCGAGTTCACCGAGGCGGCGGACGGCAAGGTCTTCAAGACCGTCAGCCCCAGCACCGAGGAGGTCCTCTCCGAGGTCGCCCGGGCCGGCGCCGAGGACGTGGACCGTGCCGTACGGGCGGCCCGCAGGGCCTTCGAGAAGTGGTCGGCGCTGCCCGGCTCCGAGCGCGCCAAGTACCTCTTCCGCATCGCCCGGATCATCCAGGAGCGCTCCCGCGAGCTCGCCGTCCTAGAGACGCTGGACAACGGCAAGCCCATCAAGGAGACCCGCGACGCCGACCTCCCGCTGGTCGCCGCGCACTTCTTCTACTACGCGGGCTGGGCCGACAAGCTCGACCACGCCGGCTTCGGCGCGAACCCCCGCCCGCTGGGCGTGGCCGGCCAGGTCATCCCCTGGAACTTCCCGCTGCTGATGCTGGCGTGGAAGATCGCCCCGGCGCTGGCGACCGGCAACACGGTCGTCCTCAAGCCCGCCGAGACCACCCCCCTGTCGGCGCTGTTCTTCGCGGACATCTGCCGTCAGGCGGGTCTGCCCAAGGGCGTCGTCAACATCCTTCCGGGGTACGGCGACGCGGGCGCCGCGCTCGTCGAGCACCCCGACGTGAACAAGGTCGCGTTCACCGGCTCCACCGCCGTCGGCAAGGCGATCGCCCGTCAGGTGGCCGGCACCGACAAGAAGGTCACCCTCGAACTGGGCGGCAAGGGCGCGAACATCGTCTTCGACGACGCGCCGATCGACCAGGCGGTGGAGGGGATCGTCACCGGGATCTTCTTCAACCAGGGCCAGGTCTGCTGCGCGGGCAGCCGGCTCCTCGTCCAGGAGTCGGTCCAGGACGAGCTGCTCGACTCCCTGAAGCGCAGGCTCTCCACGCTCCGGCTGGGCGACCCGCTCGACAAGAACACCGACATCGGCGCGATCAACTCCGCCGAGCAGCTGGCCCGTATCACCTCGCTCGTCGAGCAGGGCGCGGCCGAGGGCGCCGAGCGCTGGTCCCCGGCGTGCGAACTGCCGGCCTCCGGATACTGGTTCGCCCCGACGCTGTTCACCAACGTCACCCAGGCGCACACCATCGCCCGCGACGAGATCTTCGGCCCGGTGCTGTCCGTTCTCACCTTCCGCACCCCGGACGAGGCCGTCGCCAAGGCCAACAACTCCCAGTACGGCCTCTCCGCGGGCATCTGGACGGAGAAGGGGTCCCGGATCCTGGCCGTCGCGGGCAAGCTGCGCGCGGGCGTCATCTGGTCCAACACGTTCAACAAGTTCGACCCGACCTCGCCGTTCGGCGGATACAAGGAGTCGGGCTTCGGCCGCGAGGGCGGTCGCCACGGCCTGGAGGCGTACCTCGATGTCTGA
- a CDS encoding aldehyde dehydrogenase family protein, whose translation MSDKSEEQRLSVFKTYKLYVGGKFPRSESGRVYEVTDSKGKWLANAPQSSRKDARDAVVAARKAFGGWSGATAYNRGQILYRVAEMLEGRRDQFTREVADAEGLSKSKAAAQVDAAVDRWVWYAGWTDKIAQVVGGANPVAGPFFNLSTPEPTGVVTVLAPQESSFLGLVSVIAPVIATGNTAVVIASEKSPLPALSLGEVLATSDLPGGVVNILSGRTAEIAAPLAAHQDVNAIDLAGADDVLAKELEIAAADNLKRVLRPQPVDYARTPGTERLTAFLETKTVWHPTGSLGASGSSY comes from the coding sequence ATGTCTGACAAGTCCGAAGAGCAGCGTCTGAGTGTCTTCAAGACCTACAAGCTGTACGTGGGCGGGAAGTTCCCGCGTTCCGAGAGCGGCCGGGTGTACGAGGTGACGGACTCGAAGGGCAAGTGGCTGGCGAACGCCCCGCAGTCGAGCCGCAAGGACGCCCGCGACGCGGTGGTCGCCGCGCGCAAGGCGTTCGGCGGCTGGTCCGGCGCGACCGCGTACAACCGCGGCCAGATCCTCTACCGCGTCGCCGAGATGCTGGAGGGCCGCCGGGACCAGTTCACGCGCGAGGTCGCCGACGCGGAGGGCCTGTCGAAGTCGAAGGCCGCCGCCCAGGTCGACGCCGCCGTCGACCGCTGGGTCTGGTACGCGGGCTGGACCGACAAGATCGCCCAGGTCGTGGGCGGGGCCAACCCGGTCGCGGGCCCGTTCTTCAACCTGTCGACCCCGGAGCCGACCGGTGTCGTCACCGTCCTCGCGCCCCAGGAGTCCTCGTTCCTGGGCCTGGTCTCGGTGATCGCCCCGGTGATCGCGACCGGCAACACGGCCGTGGTGATCGCGAGCGAGAAGTCCCCGCTGCCGGCGCTGTCGCTCGGCGAGGTGCTGGCGACCTCCGACCTCCCGGGCGGTGTCGTCAACATCCTCTCCGGCAGGACGGCGGAGATCGCCGCTCCCCTCGCCGCGCACCAGGACGTCAACGCGATCGACCTCGCGGGCGCGGACGACGTCCTGGCGAAGGAGCTGGAGATCGCCGCGGCCGACAACCTGAAGCGGGTCCTGCGTCCACAGCCTGTGGACTACGCCAGGACTCCCGGCACCGAGCGCCTGACGGCCTTCCTGGAGACCAAGACCGTCTGGCACCCGACCGGTTCGCTGGGCGCGTCGGGCTCGTCGTACTGA
- a CDS encoding uridine kinase family protein: protein MSLPPPIPTRVALLCGPSGSGKSLVAARSGLPVLRLDDFYKEGDDPTLPLVDGSSDIDWDHPGSWDARKAVDAIEELCRTGRTTVPVYDISLSARTGTEALRIERTPLFIAEGIFAAEIVEHCRELGLLGDALCLSRGPVTTFRRRFLRDLKEGRKSVPFLLRRGWRLMRAERSIVARQTALGAHPCDKDEALGRLASAAGTTESCTTAA, encoded by the coding sequence GTGAGTCTTCCTCCCCCGATACCGACCCGTGTCGCGCTGCTCTGTGGCCCCTCCGGCTCGGGCAAGTCCCTCGTCGCCGCCCGCTCCGGCCTGCCCGTGCTGCGCCTGGACGACTTCTACAAGGAGGGCGACGACCCGACACTGCCGCTGGTGGACGGGAGTTCCGACATCGACTGGGACCACCCGGGGTCGTGGGACGCGCGGAAGGCGGTCGACGCGATCGAGGAACTGTGCCGTACCGGGCGTACGACCGTTCCCGTGTACGACATCTCGCTGAGCGCCCGCACGGGCACGGAGGCGCTGCGCATCGAACGGACCCCGCTGTTCATCGCGGAGGGCATCTTCGCCGCCGAGATCGTCGAGCACTGCCGTGAACTGGGCCTGCTGGGCGACGCGCTGTGCCTGTCCCGCGGTCCGGTGACGACGTTCCGCCGGCGCTTCCTGCGGGACCTCAAGGAGGGCCGCAAGTCGGTCCCCTTCCTGCTCCGCCGGGGCTGGCGCCTGATGCGCGCCGAACGCTCGATCGTGGCGCGCCAGACCGCGCTGGGCGCGCACCCCTGCGACAAGGACGAGGCCCTGGGCCGGCTGGCCTCGGCGGCCGGAACCACGGAGAGCTGCACGACGGCGGCGTGA